A region from the Mycobacterium heidelbergense genome encodes:
- a CDS encoding UPF0182 family protein → MGMRPTARMPKLTRRSRILILIALGVIVLLLAGPRLIDAYVDWLWFGELGYRSVFTTVLVTRIVVFLVAGLLVGGIVFAGLALAYRTRPVFVPSNTNDPVARYRAVVVSRLRLVGIGIPTAIGLLAGIIAQSYWVRIQLFLHGGDFGVKDPQFGRDLGFYAFDLPFYRLLLSYVFVAVFLALVANLLSHYIFGGIRLSGRTGALSRSARIQLVSLVGALVLLKAFAYWLDRYELLSHTRGGKPFTGAGYTDINAVLPAKLILMAIALICAAAVFSAIALRDLRIPAIGLVLLLLSSLIVGAGWPLIVEQISVKPNAAQKESEYISRSITATRHAYGLTSDVVTYRNYTGDGQATAQQVAADRATTSNIRLLDPTIVSPAFTQFQQGKNFYYFPDQLSIDRYLDRNGALRDYVVAARELNPDRLIDNQRDWINRHTVYTHGNGFIASPANTVRGIANDPNQNGGYPEFLANVVGANGSVVSDGPAPLDQPRVYYGPVISNTSADYAIVGRNGADREYDYETSTETKNYTYTGLGGVPVGGWISRSVFAAKFAERNFLFSNVIGSNSKILFNRDPARRVEAVAPWLTTDSAVYPAIVNKRLVWILDGYTTLDNYPYSELTSLESATADSTEVAFNRLAPDKLVSYIRNSVKATVDAYDGTVTLYQQDEQDPVLKAWMQVFPGTVKPKSDITPELAEHLRYPEDLFKVQRMLLAKYHVNDPVTFFSTSDFWDVPLDPNPTASSYQPPYYIVAKNITKNDNSSSYQLISAMNRFKRDYLAAYISASSDPSTYGRITVLTIPGQVNGPKLANNAITTDPAVSQDLGVIGRDNQNRIRWGNLLTLPVGQGGLLYVEPVYASPGASDAASSYPRLIRVAMMYNDKIGYGPTVGDALTGLFGPGAGAAATGIQPTEAGAPPPAGAPAPAAAPGPPPPPTAVPPSPDGSVTLSPAKAAALQEIQTAIGAAKDAQKKGDFAAYGAALQRLDDAITKYNAAK, encoded by the coding sequence GTGGGGATGCGGCCCACCGCACGGATGCCGAAGCTGACTCGGCGTAGCCGGATTCTGATCCTGATCGCATTGGGTGTGATCGTTTTGCTGCTCGCCGGTCCCCGGCTGATCGACGCCTACGTCGACTGGCTCTGGTTCGGGGAGCTCGGTTATCGCTCGGTGTTCACCACCGTGCTGGTCACCCGCATCGTCGTCTTTCTGGTCGCCGGTCTGCTGGTCGGCGGCATCGTGTTCGCCGGCCTCGCGTTGGCCTACCGCACCCGGCCCGTCTTCGTCCCGAGCAACACCAACGACCCGGTGGCGCGGTACCGCGCCGTCGTCGTTTCCCGCCTGCGGCTGGTGGGCATCGGAATCCCGACCGCGATCGGGCTGCTGGCGGGCATCATCGCGCAGAGCTATTGGGTGCGGATCCAGCTGTTTCTCCATGGCGGAGACTTCGGCGTCAAGGATCCCCAGTTCGGCAGGGACCTCGGCTTCTACGCATTCGACCTGCCGTTCTACCGGTTGTTGCTCAGCTACGTGTTCGTGGCGGTGTTTCTGGCGCTCGTGGCGAACCTGCTGTCGCACTACATCTTTGGTGGCATTCGGCTGTCCGGCCGCACCGGCGCGCTGAGCCGCTCGGCGCGGATCCAACTGGTCAGCCTGGTCGGCGCGCTGGTGCTGCTCAAAGCGTTCGCCTATTGGCTGGACCGCTACGAGCTGCTGTCGCACACCCGCGGCGGAAAGCCGTTCACCGGCGCCGGGTACACCGACATCAACGCCGTGCTGCCGGCGAAGCTGATCCTGATGGCGATCGCGCTGATCTGCGCGGCCGCGGTGTTCTCCGCTATCGCTCTGCGGGACTTGCGGATTCCGGCCATTGGGCTGGTTCTGCTGCTGCTGTCGTCACTGATCGTGGGCGCCGGGTGGCCGTTGATCGTCGAGCAGATCAGCGTCAAACCCAATGCCGCGCAAAAGGAAAGCGAATACATCAGCCGTAGCATCACCGCCACCCGGCATGCCTACGGCCTGACGTCCGACGTGGTGACCTACCGCAACTACACCGGCGACGGCCAGGCCACCGCCCAGCAGGTCGCGGCCGACCGCGCGACCACCTCCAACATCCGGCTTCTCGACCCGACGATCGTCAGCCCGGCGTTCACCCAGTTCCAGCAGGGCAAGAACTTCTACTACTTTCCCGACCAGCTGTCCATCGACCGCTACCTCGACCGCAACGGCGCGTTGCGCGACTATGTCGTCGCCGCACGGGAACTCAACCCCGACCGGCTGATCGACAACCAGCGTGACTGGATCAACCGGCACACCGTCTACACCCACGGCAACGGGTTCATCGCGTCGCCGGCCAACACCGTGCGCGGCATCGCCAACGACCCCAACCAAAACGGCGGCTACCCGGAGTTTCTGGCCAACGTGGTCGGCGCCAACGGCAGCGTGGTGTCCGACGGGCCGGCACCGCTGGACCAGCCGCGCGTCTACTACGGACCCGTCATCTCCAACACGTCCGCCGACTATGCGATCGTCGGGCGCAACGGCGCCGACCGGGAATACGACTACGAAACCAGCACCGAGACCAAGAACTACACCTACACCGGCCTCGGCGGGGTTCCCGTCGGCGGCTGGATATCCCGCAGCGTGTTCGCCGCCAAGTTCGCCGAGCGAAACTTCTTGTTCTCCAACGTGATCGGGTCCAACAGCAAGATCTTGTTCAACCGTGATCCGGCGCGGCGGGTGGAGGCGGTGGCGCCGTGGCTGACGACCGACAGCGCCGTGTATCCGGCGATCGTCAACAAGCGGCTGGTGTGGATCCTCGACGGCTACACCACCCTGGACAACTACCCGTACTCCGAGCTCACCTCGCTGGAATCGGCGACCGCCGACTCCACCGAGGTGGCGTTCAACCGCCTGGCGCCCGACAAGCTCGTCTCCTACATCCGAAATTCCGTGAAGGCCACGGTGGATGCCTACGACGGCACCGTCACGCTGTATCAGCAGGACGAGCAGGATCCGGTGCTGAAAGCCTGGATGCAGGTGTTTCCCGGCACCGTCAAACCCAAGAGCGACATCACCCCCGAGCTCGCCGAGCATCTGCGCTATCCCGAAGACCTCTTCAAGGTGCAGCGGATGCTGCTGGCCAAATACCACGTCAACGACCCGGTGACGTTCTTCTCCACCTCCGATTTCTGGGATGTGCCGCTGGATCCGAACCCAACCGCCAGCAGCTACCAGCCGCCGTACTACATCGTCGCGAAAAACATTACGAAGAACGACAATTCGTCGTCGTACCAATTGATCAGCGCGATGAACAGGTTCAAGCGCGACTATCTGGCCGCCTACATCAGCGCCAGCTCCGATCCGTCGACGTACGGCAGGATCACCGTGTTGACCATCCCGGGTCAGGTCAATGGCCCGAAGCTGGCCAACAATGCGATCACCACCGACCCGGCGGTGTCCCAGGACCTCGGGGTGATCGGGCGCGACAATCAGAACCGGATCCGGTGGGGCAACCTGCTGACGCTGCCGGTGGGCCAGGGCGGGCTGCTTTACGTCGAACCCGTCTACGCGTCGCCGGGCGCCAGCGACGCCGCCTCGTCGTACCCGCGGTTGATCCGGGTGGCGATGATGTACAACGACAAGATCGGCTACGGCCCCACGGTGGGTGACGCCCTGACCGGGTTGTTCGGCCCCGGCGCCGGCGCGGCCGCGACGGGAATACAACCCACCGAGGCCGGCGCGCCCCCGCCCGCCGGCGCACCGGCGCCCGCCGCGGCACCGGGGCCGCCGCCCCCGCCGACGGCGGTGCCGCCGTCCCCCGACGGCTCGGTGACGTTGTCCCCGGCCAAGGCCGCCGCCCTGCAGGAGATCCAGACGGCGATCGGCGCGGCGAAAGACGCCCAGAAGAAGGGCGATTTCGCGGCCTACGGCGCGGCGCTGCAGCGCCTCGACGACGCGATCACCAAATACAACGCCGCCAAATAG
- a CDS encoding YlbL family protein, translated as MNRRILTLIVALVPIVAFGVLLAVVTVPFVSLGPGPTFDTLGEVDGKQVVAIEGALTHPTTGHLNMTTVSQRDDLTLGEALTLWLSGQEQLIPRDLVYPPGKSREDVDKANNADFKQSEDSAAYAALGYLKYAPAVTVATVTDPGPSAGKLKSGDAIDAVNGIPVVNVEQFTGLLKNTKPGQAVIIDFRRKNEPAGVAQITLGANKDRDYGFMGVAVLDAPWAPFTVDFNLANVGGPSAGLMFSLAVVDKLTTGDLAGSTFIAGTGTISLDGKVGQIGGITHKMVAAHAAGATVFLVPAKNCYEANSDNPSGMRLVKVETLGQAVDALHAITSGGQAPSC; from the coding sequence GTGAACAGGCGGATTCTGACCCTGATCGTCGCGTTGGTGCCGATCGTGGCCTTCGGCGTGTTGCTCGCGGTGGTGACGGTGCCGTTCGTGTCGCTGGGCCCGGGCCCGACGTTCGACACGCTCGGCGAGGTCGACGGCAAGCAGGTGGTCGCCATCGAGGGTGCCCTGACCCACCCGACGACGGGCCACCTCAACATGACGACGGTGTCCCAGCGCGACGACCTGACCCTGGGCGAAGCGCTGACGCTGTGGCTCTCGGGGCAGGAGCAGCTGATACCGCGCGATCTCGTGTACCCGCCGGGCAAGTCGCGCGAGGACGTCGACAAGGCCAACAACGCCGATTTCAAGCAGTCCGAGGACAGCGCCGCGTATGCCGCCCTGGGGTACCTGAAGTACGCGCCCGCGGTCACCGTCGCGACGGTCACCGACCCGGGTCCGTCGGCGGGCAAGCTGAAGTCCGGTGACGCCATCGACGCTGTCAACGGCATTCCGGTGGTCAACGTCGAGCAGTTCACCGGGTTGCTGAAGAACACCAAGCCCGGTCAGGCGGTGATCATCGACTTTCGGCGCAAGAACGAGCCCGCCGGCGTGGCACAAATTACGCTGGGCGCGAACAAGGATCGCGACTACGGCTTCATGGGTGTCGCGGTGCTCGACGCGCCCTGGGCGCCGTTCACCGTCGACTTCAACCTGGCCAATGTGGGCGGGCCCTCCGCCGGGCTGATGTTCAGCCTGGCGGTCGTCGACAAGCTCACCACCGGTGACCTGGCCGGGTCGACGTTCATCGCCGGAACCGGCACCATCTCCCTCGACGGCAAGGTGGGCCAGATCGGGGGCATCACCCACAAGATGGTCGCCGCCCACGCGGCCGGAGCCACAGTGTTTCTGGTGCCCGCCAAGAACTGCTACGAGGCGAACTCGGACAACCCGTCCGGCATGCGTCTGGTGAAGGTCGAGACCCTCGGTCAGGCGGTGGACGCGTTACACGCGATCACGTCGGGCGGGCAGGCGCCCAGTTGCTAG
- a CDS encoding zinc-dependent metalloprotease, whose protein sequence is MSTVDVMPDLPFGFSSGDDPEREKRGKDPDPGSGASNPSGAFGMGGDFGMGDLGQIFTQLGQMFSSAGTVMAGGKTSGPVNYELARRVASSSIGFAAPIPATTNKAIADAVHLAETWLDGATALPAGTTNAVGWSPTDWVDNTLETWKRLCDPMAEQIATVWASSLPDEAKSMAGPLLAMMSQMGGMAFGSQLGQALGRLSREVLTSTDIGLPLGPRGVAALLPDAVESFAAGLEQPRSEILTFLAAREAAHHRLFSHVPWLSSQLLGAVEAYARGMKIDMTGIEELARDFNPASLSDPAAIENLLGQGVFEPKATPAQKQALDRLETLLALIEGWVQVVVSAALGDRIPGTVALSETLRRRRASGGPAEQTFATLVGLELRPRKLREAAALWERLTQAAGADVRDAVWQHPDLLPGADDLDEPAGFIDRVIGGDTSGIDEAIAKLEDPDTDGPVDN, encoded by the coding sequence GTGAGTACCGTTGACGTTATGCCTGACCTGCCTTTCGGCTTCTCCTCGGGAGACGACCCCGAACGCGAGAAGCGCGGGAAAGATCCCGACCCCGGATCGGGGGCCTCCAACCCGTCGGGCGCTTTCGGCATGGGCGGAGATTTCGGCATGGGCGACCTGGGCCAGATCTTCACCCAGCTGGGCCAGATGTTCAGCAGCGCCGGCACCGTCATGGCCGGCGGGAAGACGTCCGGACCGGTCAACTACGAGCTGGCGCGGCGGGTCGCGTCCAGCTCGATCGGGTTTGCCGCGCCCATCCCCGCCACGACGAACAAAGCGATCGCCGACGCGGTGCACCTCGCCGAAACCTGGCTGGACGGGGCGACGGCGCTGCCCGCGGGCACCACCAACGCGGTGGGCTGGAGCCCCACCGACTGGGTCGACAACACCTTGGAGACCTGGAAGCGGTTGTGCGACCCGATGGCCGAGCAGATCGCGACGGTCTGGGCGTCGTCCCTGCCCGACGAGGCCAAGAGCATGGCCGGCCCGCTGCTGGCGATGATGTCGCAGATGGGCGGCATGGCCTTCGGCTCACAGCTGGGCCAGGCGCTGGGACGCCTGTCCCGGGAGGTGCTGACCTCGACCGACATCGGCCTGCCGCTGGGGCCCCGGGGGGTGGCCGCGCTGCTGCCGGACGCCGTCGAATCGTTCGCCGCCGGGCTGGAGCAGCCGCGCAGCGAGATCCTGACGTTCCTGGCCGCGCGCGAGGCCGCGCACCACCGGCTGTTCAGCCACGTGCCGTGGCTAAGCAGTCAATTGCTGGGCGCCGTCGAGGCCTACGCCAGGGGCATGAAGATCGACATGACCGGAATCGAGGAGCTGGCACGCGACTTCAACCCGGCCTCGCTGTCCGATCCGGCGGCCATCGAAAACCTGCTCGGTCAGGGGGTTTTCGAGCCGAAGGCGACGCCGGCGCAGAAGCAGGCGCTGGACCGGCTCGAGACGCTGTTGGCGTTGATCGAGGGCTGGGTGCAGGTCGTGGTGAGCGCGGCCCTGGGCGACCGGATCCCGGGCACGGTCGCGCTGAGCGAGACGCTGCGCCGGCGCCGGGCCAGCGGCGGCCCGGCCGAGCAGACGTTCGCGACGCTGGTCGGCCTGGAGCTGCGGCCGCGCAAGCTGCGGGAGGCCGCGGCGCTGTGGGAGCGCCTGACCCAGGCCGCCGGCGCCGACGTCCGCGACGCCGTCTGGCAGCACCCGGATCTGCTTCCCGGCGCCGACGACCTCGATGAGCCGGCCGGGTTCATCGACCGCGTCATCGGTGGGGACACCAGCGGCATCGACGAGGCGATCGCCAAGCTCGAGGACCCCGACACCGACGGCCCTGTGGATAACTGA
- a CDS encoding cyclodehydratase yields the protein MTQAMSGAALSRYALDPAMPVLLRPDGAVQVGWDPRRAVLVRPPCGLAAAELARLLRSMRSPTPISELQRQAADRGLQDADGLTSLVTQLVGAGVATECGRPRGRAASIRIHGRGPLSELLVQALRCSGARIAHSSQPHAAVSAAAVDLVVLSDYLVADPRMVRDLHSQGVPHLPVRVRDGTGLVGPLVIPGVTSCLSCADLHRRDRDAAWPAIAAQLRDTVGVANRATLLATAALALSQVNRVIAAVRGQEAVPDPAPPPALNATLEFDLNAGAIVAREWTRHPMCSC from the coding sequence ATGACCCAGGCCATGTCGGGGGCCGCGCTCTCGCGGTACGCGCTGGACCCGGCGATGCCGGTGCTGCTGCGACCCGACGGCGCCGTCCAGGTCGGCTGGGATCCCCGCCGCGCCGTGCTGGTCCGCCCGCCGTGCGGCCTGGCCGCCGCGGAGTTGGCGAGGCTGCTGCGGTCCATGCGATCCCCGACGCCGATATCGGAATTGCAGCGGCAGGCCGCCGATCGCGGGTTGCAGGACGCGGACGGCCTGACGAGCCTCGTCACGCAGTTGGTGGGCGCCGGCGTGGCGACCGAGTGTGGGCGGCCGCGGGGCCGGGCGGCGTCGATCCGCATCCACGGCCGCGGGCCGCTGTCGGAGCTGCTCGTGCAGGCGTTGCGCTGCTCGGGGGCCCGCATCGCGCACAGCAGCCAGCCGCACGCCGCCGTGTCGGCCGCCGCCGTGGACCTGGTGGTGCTGTCGGACTACCTGGTCGCCGACCCGCGCATGGTGCGGGATCTGCACAGCCAGGGGGTCCCGCACCTGCCGGTTCGGGTGCGCGACGGCACCGGGCTGGTGGGCCCGCTGGTCATCCCCGGCGTGACCAGCTGTTTGAGCTGCGCGGACCTGCACCGCCGCGACCGTGATGCCGCGTGGCCGGCCATCGCCGCCCAGTTGCGCGACACCGTCGGGGTGGCCAACCGGGCCACCCTGCTGGCCACCGCGGCCCTGGCGCTCAGCCAGGTGAACCGGGTGATCGCCGCGGTCCGCGGGCAGGAGGCGGTGCCCGATCCCGCGCCGCCGCCGGCGCTGAACGCCACCTTGGAGTTCGACCTCAACGCCGGCGCGATCGTCGCGCGCGAGTGGACCAGGCATCCGATGTGCTCATGCTGA
- a CDS encoding macrolide-binding ATPase MABP-1, translating into MADIKRGRAARNAKLASIPVGFAGRAALGFGKRLTGKSKDEVQAELLEKAANQLFTVLGELKGGAMKVGQALSVMEAAIPEEYGEPYREALTKLQKDAPPLPAAKVHRVLDAQLGTKWRGRFSSFDDTPVASASIGQVHKAVWSDGREVAVKIQYPGADEALRADLKTMQRMVGVFKQLSPGADVQGVVDELIQRTEMELDYRLEADNQRAFAKAYHDHPHFAVPRIVASAPKVVIQEWIDGVPMAEIIRDGTTKQRDLIGTRLLELTFDAPRRLEMLHGDAHPGNFMLLPDGRMGVIDFGAVAPLPGGYPVELGMTIRLARDKNYDLLLPTMEKVGFIQKGRQVSVRDIDEMLRQYVEPIEVDVFHYTRKWLQRMTVSQIDRSVSQIKTARQMDLPPKLAIPMRVISSVAAILCQLDAHVPIKALSEELIPGFAEPDTAVV; encoded by the coding sequence GTGGCAGATATCAAGCGCGGCCGTGCCGCGCGCAACGCCAAGCTGGCCAGCATTCCGGTCGGCTTCGCCGGTCGGGCGGCGCTCGGCTTCGGCAAGCGGTTGACCGGCAAGTCGAAGGACGAAGTCCAGGCCGAGCTGCTGGAGAAGGCCGCCAACCAGTTGTTCACCGTCCTGGGTGAGCTCAAGGGCGGGGCGATGAAGGTGGGCCAGGCCCTGTCGGTGATGGAAGCCGCCATTCCCGAGGAGTACGGCGAGCCCTACCGCGAGGCGCTGACCAAGCTGCAGAAGGACGCCCCGCCGCTGCCCGCCGCCAAGGTGCACCGGGTGCTCGACGCGCAGCTGGGCACCAAGTGGCGGGGGCGGTTCAGCTCGTTCGACGACACCCCGGTCGCCTCGGCCAGCATCGGTCAGGTGCACAAGGCCGTGTGGTCCGACGGCCGCGAGGTGGCCGTCAAGATCCAGTACCCCGGCGCCGACGAGGCGCTGCGCGCCGACCTCAAGACCATGCAGCGGATGGTCGGGGTGTTCAAGCAGCTGTCCCCGGGCGCCGACGTCCAGGGCGTCGTCGACGAACTGATCCAGCGCACCGAGATGGAGCTCGACTACCGGCTGGAGGCCGACAACCAGCGGGCGTTCGCCAAGGCGTATCACGACCACCCGCACTTCGCGGTGCCGCGCATCGTGGCCAGCGCGCCGAAGGTGGTGATCCAGGAGTGGATCGACGGCGTGCCGATGGCCGAAATCATCCGCGACGGGACGACCAAGCAGCGCGACCTGATCGGCACCCGCCTGCTCGAGCTCACCTTCGACGCGCCGCGCCGGCTGGAGATGCTGCACGGCGACGCCCACCCGGGAAATTTCATGCTGCTGCCCGATGGCCGGATGGGCGTCATCGATTTCGGTGCCGTCGCGCCCCTGCCCGGCGGCTATCCCGTCGAGCTCGGGATGACGATCCGGTTGGCCCGCGACAAGAACTACGACCTGCTGTTGCCGACGATGGAGAAGGTCGGCTTCATCCAGAAAGGCCGGCAGGTGTCGGTGCGCGACATCGATGAGATGCTGCGCCAGTACGTCGAACCCATCGAGGTCGACGTGTTCCACTACACCCGCAAGTGGCTGCAGAGGATGACCGTGAGCCAGATAGACCGGTCCGTCTCGCAGATCAAGACGGCTCGGCAAATGGATCTGCCGCCCAAGCTGGCGATCCCGATGCGGGTGATCTCGTCGGTGGCGGCGATCCTCTGCCAGTTGGATGCGCATGTGCCGATCAAGGCGCTCTCGGAAGAACTGATCCCTGGTTTCGCCGAGCCCGACACGGCCGTCGTTTAA
- a CDS encoding WhiB family transcriptional regulator: protein MSAPPVPRPTTPELPCHAGDPDLWFAETPADLERAKTLCASCPIRRRCLTAALERAEPWGVWGGEILERGSIVSYKRPRGRPRKAVAA, encoded by the coding sequence ATGTCGGCACCGCCAGTCCCTAGACCGACAACGCCGGAGTTGCCGTGTCATGCCGGCGACCCCGACCTCTGGTTCGCCGAAACCCCCGCCGACCTGGAACGCGCCAAGACCCTGTGCGCGAGCTGCCCGATCCGCCGCCGCTGCCTGACGGCCGCGCTGGAACGCGCGGAGCCCTGGGGGGTATGGGGCGGCGAGATCCTCGAGCGAGGATCGATCGTGAGCTACAAGCGTCCGCGCGGACGCCCCCGCAAGGCCGTCGCCGCCTAG
- a CDS encoding ATP-dependent DNA helicase UvrD2, with protein MDTTSLVPAPTVPDPLTAGLDDEQREAVLAPRGPVCVLAGAGTGKTRTITHRIAQLVASGHVAPGQVLAVTFTQRAAGEMRSRLRALAADAHTGAEVGAVQALTFHAAAHRQLRYFWPRVVGDTGWQLLDSKFAVVARAASRCRLNVSTDDVRDLAGEIEWAKASLIGPEQYASAVAAAGRDIPRDAAQIAAVYSAYEALKVRDEAVTLLDFDDLLLHTAAAIENDAAVAEEFRDRYRCFVVDEYQDVTPLQQRMLAAWLGDRDDLTVVGDANQTIYSFTGATPRFLLDFSRRFPDATVVRLERDYRSTPQVVALANQVIAAARGRVAGSKLQLSGQRAPGPVPSFREHPDESAEAAAVAKSIARLIESGTPPSEIAVLYRVNAQSEIYEEALTEAGITYQIRGGEGFFHRQEIKQALLALQRAAERGSEQVLAGPLPDVVRAALEPLGLTAGEPTGTRARDRWEALTALAELVDDEVAQRPQLDLQGLLAELRMRADARHPPVVQGVTLASLHAAKGLEWDAVFLVGLADGTLPISHALAHGAESEAVEEERRLLYVGITRARVHLALSWALARSQGGRQSRKPSRFLNGIAPQAGADPTPAKSRRNRGAATRCRICNNSLTTPAAIMLRRCETCAADIDEELLLRLKAWRLDVAKEQNVPAYVVFTDNTLIAIAELLPDDEAALIAIPGIGARKLEQYGPDVLELVRQAR; from the coding sequence ATGGATACCACGTCGCTGGTCCCCGCGCCGACCGTTCCGGACCCATTGACCGCCGGGCTGGACGACGAGCAGCGCGAAGCCGTGCTGGCCCCCCGCGGGCCGGTCTGTGTGCTGGCGGGCGCCGGAACGGGCAAGACGCGCACCATCACGCACCGGATCGCGCAGCTCGTCGCGAGTGGCCACGTCGCCCCCGGGCAGGTCCTGGCGGTCACGTTCACCCAGCGCGCGGCGGGCGAGATGCGCTCCAGGCTGCGCGCGCTCGCGGCGGACGCGCACACCGGTGCGGAGGTCGGCGCGGTGCAGGCCCTGACCTTTCACGCCGCCGCCCACCGCCAGCTGCGCTACTTCTGGCCGCGGGTGGTCGGTGACACCGGCTGGCAGCTGCTCGACAGCAAATTCGCGGTCGTGGCCAGGGCCGCCAGCCGCTGCCGGCTGAACGTCAGCACCGACGACGTGCGCGACCTGGCCGGGGAGATCGAGTGGGCCAAGGCGTCGCTGATCGGCCCCGAACAGTACGCATCCGCCGTCGCCGCCGCCGGCCGGGACATCCCGAGGGACGCCGCGCAGATCGCGGCCGTCTACTCCGCCTACGAGGCCCTCAAGGTCCGCGACGAAGCCGTGACGCTGCTCGACTTCGACGACCTGCTCCTGCACACCGCGGCCGCGATCGAGAACGACGCCGCCGTGGCCGAGGAGTTCCGGGATCGCTACCGCTGCTTCGTCGTCGACGAGTACCAGGACGTCACCCCGCTGCAGCAGCGCATGCTCGCGGCCTGGCTGGGCGATCGCGACGACCTGACCGTCGTCGGCGACGCCAACCAGACGATCTACTCGTTCACCGGGGCCACACCCCGCTTCCTGCTCGACTTCTCGCGGCGGTTTCCCGACGCCACGGTGGTGCGCCTGGAACGCGACTACCGGTCCACCCCGCAGGTGGTGGCCCTGGCCAACCAGGTGATCGCCGCGGCCCGGGGCCGGGTCGCCGGCAGCAAGCTGCAGCTGTCCGGCCAGCGTGCGCCGGGCCCGGTTCCGTCGTTTCGCGAGCATCCCGACGAATCCGCGGAGGCCGCCGCCGTCGCGAAGTCGATCGCCCGGCTGATCGAATCCGGCACCCCGCCGTCCGAGATCGCGGTGCTCTACCGGGTCAACGCGCAATCCGAGATCTACGAGGAAGCGCTGACCGAGGCGGGCATCACCTACCAGATCCGCGGCGGCGAGGGGTTTTTCCACCGTCAGGAGATCAAGCAGGCGCTGCTGGCGCTGCAGCGCGCGGCCGAGCGGGGCTCCGAACAAGTCCTGGCCGGTCCGCTGCCCGACGTGGTCCGCGCCGCCCTGGAGCCGCTGGGGTTGACCGCCGGGGAGCCGACCGGCACCCGGGCCCGCGATCGTTGGGAGGCGCTGACCGCGCTGGCCGAACTGGTCGACGACGAGGTGGCGCAGCGCCCGCAGCTCGACCTCCAGGGGCTGCTGGCCGAACTGCGGATGCGCGCCGACGCGCGCCACCCGCCGGTGGTCCAGGGCGTCACGCTGGCGTCGCTGCACGCCGCCAAGGGGCTCGAGTGGGACGCGGTGTTCCTCGTCGGGCTGGCCGACGGCACCCTACCCATCTCGCACGCGCTGGCGCACGGCGCCGAGAGCGAGGCGGTCGAGGAGGAGCGCCGACTGCTCTACGTCGGAATCACAAGGGCCCGAGTCCATTTGGCGCTCAGCTGGGCGCTGGCGCGAAGCCAGGGCGGGCGGCAGAGCCGCAAGCCGTCGCGGTTCCTCAACGGCATCGCGCCACAGGCGGGCGCCGACCCGACCCCGGCCAAATCGCGGCGCAACCGCGGCGCCGCGACGCGGTGCAGGATCTGCAACAACAGCCTGACCACCCCGGCGGCCATCATGCTGCGGCGGTGCGAAACGTGCGCCGCCGACATCGACGAGGAGTTGTTGCTGCGGCTCAAGGCGTGGCGCCTCGACGTCGCCAAGGAACAAAACGTGCCCGCCTATGTCGTCTTCACCGACAACACGCTGATCGCCATCGCCGAGCTGCTGCCCGACGACGAGGCGGCGCTGATCGCGATCCCGGGGATCGGCGCGCGCAAGCTCGAACAGTACGGGCCCGACGTGCTGGAGCTGGTCCGGCAGGCCCGCTGA
- the mrx1 gene encoding mycoredoxin Mrx1 has translation MTNASLTVYTTSWCGYCHRLKTVLKSSGIPYDEVDIEQDPAAAEFVGSVNGGNRTVPTVRFADGSTLTNPNAAQVKAKLAEVAG, from the coding sequence ATGACGAACGCCTCGCTCACCGTTTACACGACCTCGTGGTGTGGTTACTGCCACCGGCTCAAGACGGTGCTGAAATCGAGTGGAATCCCCTACGACGAGGTCGACATCGAGCAGGACCCGGCGGCGGCGGAGTTCGTCGGCTCGGTCAACGGCGGCAACAGGACGGTCCCGACGGTGCGGTTCGCCGATGGGTCGACTCTGACCAACCCGAACGCCGCCCAGGTCAAGGCGAAGCTGGCCGAGGTCGCCGGCTAA